The Xenopus laevis strain J_2021 chromosome 7S, Xenopus_laevis_v10.1, whole genome shotgun sequence genome includes a window with the following:
- the LOC108697433 gene encoding prominin-1-A, whose protein sequence is MEFTNITTPNYKPEADPANGVFKVFRDMVHSYLDIVQRNAFPPYFLGNLQDFLRNVQDTSASGVKVKEVLTYEIGFLIALAVGVLFFILMPLTGFCFCCCRCCGNCGGKMHQKQIKKMTCKRRFIYLFLLCITLIMLAGNICMFYSNGKVSSGVKDGISSYNNTMENLMTYINSVPKELDLIIGQSDSVIQNANDSITAIDSVLGGAIKSEIEKVSNSTLNLIVTTVNDVNDTAKLLVATTDSFNALQAEQEIIQGNLSDVQTRINNTINKCAGKCNSAKNSVDGLTFDVRYQIPDFSDHLKRMNDFLGSGIDSTIQKARKSIDDIPETVKYETKYTIQGIQDELGKIKSKINDTKNAIPIASTVNNIKSGLNTLSTQVNPFIFQIEKYDYYRWIVGIILCCIILLIIVCILFGLSLGPLGLKGNEDPTKRNCASNSGGNFFMASVGFSFIFSWLLILIVAVLFLIGGNSYTLVCKPWANQQLLKYLDSQNIPALNISSFVDTDLNLSTLYSDCQRDDSLWSTLNFDRRFNLNKYLNITQYTDVVQRTIDNFNITIKNINFLTTNQKNQIRKVSTSGIDTINFTDFKSQLSRNITKINLSSFADELVTLANNSYLSVDVTTELKEEANELRRIDSRIQNKLIPAAQTLYTSIQNLESKSKSLPTSLNDILTKIDEAQVFVDTQAAGIVKNATKAYVSKILNLFQSYVDWAKMMLRTNFARCGPVAKAVNSAQTIACVYIVDSVNAFWFSMGWCTIFLIPSIILSVKLAKHYRRMNTSDVYENEYDHMEMTTSRQFLFPRAQAKA, encoded by the exons gtCTTGACCTATGAAATCGGATTCCTGATAGCTCTGGCTGTTGGAGTCCTGTTCTTTATACTTATGCCATTGACGGGATTCTGCTTTTGCTGCTGTCGATGCTGTGGGAACTGTGGGGGGAAGATGCACCAGAAACAGATTAAGAAAATGACCTGCAAGCGCagatttatttacctttttctactTTGCATAACACTCATCATGTT AGCTGGAAACATCTGCATGTTTTACAGCAACGGCAAAGTAAGCAGTGGAGTAAAGGATGGCATCAGTTCATATAATAATACTATGGAAAACTTAATGACCTACATCAATTCAGTGCCAAAG gaaCTTGACTTAATAATTGGCCAGAGTGATTCAGTCATACAGAATGCCAATGACAGCATCACAG CTATTGATTCTGTACTTGGTGGAGCAATTAAATCTGAAATTGAGAAGGTGTCTAATTCAACACTTAATTTAATTGTGACGACAGTTAATG ACGTGAATGACACTGCTAAGCTCCTGGTGGCTACTACTGATTCCTTTAACGCCTTGCAAGCTGAACAGGAGATCATACAGGGGAATCTGAGTGATGTACAAACCAGAATCAATAACACCATAAACAAATGTGCCGGCAAATGCAACTCAGCTAAGAACTCGGTGGACGGCCTAACCTTTGATGTCAGATACCAG ATTCCAGATTTCAGTGATCACTTGAAACGCATGAATGACTTTTTGGGCTCTGGAATTGACTCTACAATACAGAAG GCCCGCAAATCAATAGATGATATCCCTGAAACTGTGAAATATGAAACTAAATATACCATTCAAG GTATCCAAGATGAACTGGGAAAGATTAAAAGCAAAATTAATGACACAAAGAATGCTATTCCTATTGCCAGTACAGTAAATAACATCAAGAGTGGCTTGAATACTTTATCTACACAAGTGAATCCATTCATTTTTCAGATTGAGAAGTATGATTACTACAG GTGGATTGTTGGAATCATTCTTTGCTGTATCATCCTACTTATAATTGTGTGCATTTTGTTTGGACTGAGTCTTGGCCCACTTGGCCTCAAAGGTAATGAAGACCCCACCAAGCGCAACTGTGCATCCAACTCTGGGGGGAACTTCTTTATGGC GAGCGTGGGATTCAGCTTTATTTTCTCATGGCTACTTATCCTGATAGTAGCAGTATTGTTTCTAATTGGTGGAAATAGCTACACCTTAGTCTGCAAACCTTGGGCCAATCAGCAGCTGTTGAAg TATCTTGATTCCCAAAATATTCCAGCACTTAACATCTCCAGCTTTGTCGACACTGATTTGAATTTATCTACACTTTACAG TGACTGTCAGAGAGATGATTCATTGTGGTCCACTTTAAACTTTGATCGAAGGTTCAATCTAAACAAATACCTGAACATCACTCAG TATACAGATGTGGTACAGAGGACTATTGACAACTTCAATATCACCATAAAAAATATTAACTTCCTTACTACGAACCAGAAGAACCAGATAAGAAAAGTGTCAACTTCAGGAATCGACACGATTAATTTTACTGATTTTaaatcacag TTGAGCAGAAACATCACCAAAATAAACCTGTCGTCGTTTGCAGATGAGCTAGTTACACTGGCAAAT AACAGTTATTTATCAGTGGATGTAACTACAGAACTAAAGGAAGAGGCTAATGAGTTACGGAGGATCGACTCTCGTATCCAAAACAAACTGATACCAGCAGCT CAAACTTTGTATACCAGTATCCAGAATCTGGAATCAAAATCCAAAAGCCTGCCT ACATCTTTAAATGACATTCTTACAAAAATTGATGAAGCACAAGTATTTGTGGATACGCAAGCTGCCGGAATAGTAAAAAAT GCGACTAAAGCATACGTGAGCAAGATATTGAATCTTTTTCAGTCATATGTTGATTGGGCAAAAATGATG TTGAGAACCAATTTTGCTCGCTGTGGACCAGTTGCCAAAGCTGTGAATTCTGCACAAACCATAGCTTGTGTTTATATTGTGGACTCCGTG AATGCCTTTTGGTTCAGTATGGGCTGGTGTACAATATTCTTAATACCCAGCATCATCTTGTCTGTGAAGCTTGCAAAGCACTACAGAAGGATGAATACGTCTGATGTTTACGA GAATGAATATGACCATATGGAGAT GACAACATCTCGGCAATTTCTATTTCCAAGAGCCCAAGCGAAAGCCTGA